The DNA sequence CCAGGGCGTGTCAGGCCAATCGCGAGATCATGTCCTTTGCTTCGCTGCGCTGGCCTGCATCACCTTCCTTGAGGACTTCGTCGAGAATATCGCGGGCCCCTTCGCTGTCGCCCATGTCGATATAGGCACGCGCCAGGTCAAGCTTGGTCGCGGCTTCATCGGTGCCCGAGAGGTAATCGAACTCAAGCTCATCATCGGTTGCGGCGGCATCTTCGGCCGTGAAGGTCGGCGTGGCCAGCGGTGGCTGTTCCAGATCCTGGGACAGCCGCTCGAGCTCGGCATTCACTTCGTCCAGCTCTGTAGAGAACGTGTCGGAGGGCGCTTCGGTACCTTCGTCCAGGGACAGCGACAAGTCGAAGTCTTCCGGCAACTGCAAGTCTTCGGCCGTCAGCGACTCGATCGCGTCATCTTCCAGGCTCAGCGAATCATCGAATGCAGCCAATTGCGCCTCGACATCCACCTCGTCGACCTCGGCAACAGCAGGCTGGTCATTGGGGATGTCCAGATCGAAATCCGCCAGATTGTCACTCGAGTCCTGGCTGACTTCGGACTGCTGTTGCAATACCGATTCGAAGCTCGGGTCTTCATCGGCAACCTTGGATGCATCGAGAATCGGATCGTCGAAATCGATCGTTTCCAGCTGCTCTTCGCGGGCACGTTCGGCCGGCGAAACCGCTTCGACGTCATCCAGGCTCAAATCGAAGGTCGAATCGAACTCGTCTTGCGCCGTATCACTGAGCAGCGGCTCATCGAGCAGTGGCTCATCGAGCAGTGGTTCATCGAGCAGCAGGTCCTTGACGTACTGCGCATCCTGTTCGGCGGCCAGCGCCGCCGCACTGATGCCGGCCGCCGCTACCGCCAACATGGCCGGGAAACGCCGCTTGAGTTCTTCGACATCCGCGTGATTCTTGCCGGTTGCGATCAGTTGGCGCTCCTGGCCGGTGAACGCATCGCGATCACCCTGGTGGGCATAGGCTTCCATCAGTTTCAGGCGCAGGTCACTGCGTTGCGGCTCTTTCGCGATCGCCGCCTCCAACAGCTCGGTGGCGTGGTTAAATCGACCATTGGCGATACTCTGGTCGGCTTCTGCCAACACAGCGTCGGTCACCACTGGGGCAATTGGCGTCGATGCAGGGGCCGGGGCGGGAGCAACGGGAGCAGATTCAGGAGACGGTGACAAGGCGACAAACACCGGCCCTGGCTCGGCGTCCGGCGCCCTGACTGGCGCTGCTTGCGCGGGCGCAGGACTCTCCGCCGCCGTTGCAGCCGCCGCCGAAGCCGCAACGAAAGCGGGCGCCAGCCTGACGTTCGGTGCTGGCACTTCCAGCCCTTCGAAGCTGCTTTGCGGCAGATCGAGGTCATTGCTCAATTCGGACTCTTCGGCCAGCGCACGCGCCATGCGCATGTGCTTCTCGGCTTCCTGCTGAGCCTTGCGCCGACGTGCCAGCAGCAACAGCAAGAGCGAGACCACCAGCGCACCACCGCCGACCAGCCCAAGTAGAGCCGGGCTGGCCAACAGATCGTTCAAGCCCTTGTTCGGTGCATCAGTGGTCGGCGCCTGTGCCTGAGCCGGCTCCTGGGCAGGCGCAGGCGTAGCGACGGCCGCATCGGGAGCCGGTGCAGCGGGGGTTTCGGCTGGAGCCGGAGCCACTTGCGTTTGCCCCGCCAACTCCGCCGAGAGTGACGCTGCAGCCGGAGTCTCGGCAGGCTGGCTGGTGTCCCCCGCAGCGCCCTGGGCTTCAAGCTTGGCCAATTGGTCACTCTTCAACTGGATCAGACGCTGAAGCTTGTCCATCTGGCTTTGCAGGTCGGTCATCCGGCTTGTCAACTCGGCATTGTCGCGCCGGGTCGAGTCGAGGCTTTCCTGGGTCACTGCCAATTTGTCGTTCAAGGCCTTGCTATCGGAGCCCGCGCCCTTGCCGGCCGACTTGCCATCGGCAGACACCAGGCTGAGCTTGTCCGTGCTTTGGACTTGTACCGGCGCCCCCTGATTGCCACTGCGACGGGTAGCGTCGATTTGCCGTGCCCGCGGCCCGAGGCGGCGGCCCTGGCGCCAGGCGGTATTCTGCTCGGCCACTTCGGCGATCGCCTGGGCCTGCGGCAGGCTGGCGACCTGCTGCTGATCGGGCAGGCGCAATACCTGCCCGGTCTTGAGAAGGTTGATATTGCCGTCGATGAAGGCATCAGGGTTGAGTGCCTGAATCGCCAGCATGGTCTGCTGAATCGATCCCCCCTGACGCGCCTTGGCGGCGATTTCCCAGAGGGTGTCACGCTTGCTGGTGGTGTATTGCGTCGGCGCAGTAACGGCAGGCGTGGCGCCATCGACGGCAGCCTCCTGCCCTTGCGGGGAGAATTTCGACGGATCGAGCAATACGCTGTAATCGCGCATCAGCCGACCGCTGGGCCACATCACCTGCACCAGGAACTTCACGAAAGGCTCGGGCAGCGGCTTGCTCGAGGTGATGCGCACGACACTCTTGCCGTTGGCATTGATCACCGGCGTGAACGTCAGGTCATCGAGAAACGCCTGACGATCCACGCCCGCCTTGGCGAACTCCTCGACCGGCGCCAGGCTGGGCACCACTTCAGCGACCGTGAGATCGCGAACATCGAGCAGTTCGATTTCAGCCACGAGCGGCTGGTTCAGAGTCGACTTCAGGGTCAATTCCCCGAGCCCAAGGGCATGCGCCATACCGGAGGACAGCGCCGACGCAGCGGCTATTGCTAACACCAGTTTGCGAACTTGAACCATGACCTAATCCTATGTGTGAACGTTCCTCGACAAGCGACGTCCAGCGAATATCTTTAAGCAAATTGTTGCCAAGTATCTTTTACAGAAGGTCTTTTATCAACAATTGCCCCAGCTGCACAGCATTGAGCGCCGCGCCTTTGCGCACGTTATCGGTGGTCAGCCACAGATTCAGTTGCTCAGGGTCATCGATTCCACCACGCACCCGGCCGACATATACCACGTCCTGGCCGACAGCATCGCCCACTGGCGTCGGGTAATCGCCGGCCTCGACCAGCTCGACACCCGCCGCGCCGTCAAGTGCAGCGTTGACCGCCGGCAGGTCGACCGGCGTAGCGCTGCGCACCGACACACTGAAGCTATCGCCAAAAAAGACCGGGACTTGAAGGCAGGTGACGGAAATCTTCAGCGAAGGCAGCCCGAGCAATTCG is a window from the Pseudomonas sp. LS1212 genome containing:
- a CDS encoding FimV/HubP family polar landmark protein — encoded protein: MVQVRKLVLAIAAASALSSGMAHALGLGELTLKSTLNQPLVAEIELLDVRDLTVAEVVPSLAPVEEFAKAGVDRQAFLDDLTFTPVINANGKSVVRITSSKPLPEPFVKFLVQVMWPSGRLMRDYSVLLDPSKFSPQGQEAAVDGATPAVTAPTQYTTSKRDTLWEIAAKARQGGSIQQTMLAIQALNPDAFIDGNINLLKTGQVLRLPDQQQVASLPQAQAIAEVAEQNTAWRQGRRLGPRARQIDATRRSGNQGAPVQVQSTDKLSLVSADGKSAGKGAGSDSKALNDKLAVTQESLDSTRRDNAELTSRMTDLQSQMDKLQRLIQLKSDQLAKLEAQGAAGDTSQPAETPAAASLSAELAGQTQVAPAPAETPAAPAPDAAVATPAPAQEPAQAQAPTTDAPNKGLNDLLASPALLGLVGGGALVVSLLLLLLARRRKAQQEAEKHMRMARALAEESELSNDLDLPQSSFEGLEVPAPNVRLAPAFVAASAAAATAAESPAPAQAAPVRAPDAEPGPVFVALSPSPESAPVAPAPAPASTPIAPVVTDAVLAEADQSIANGRFNHATELLEAAIAKEPQRSDLRLKLMEAYAHQGDRDAFTGQERQLIATGKNHADVEELKRRFPAMLAVAAAGISAAALAAEQDAQYVKDLLLDEPLLDEPLLDEPLLSDTAQDEFDSTFDLSLDDVEAVSPAERAREEQLETIDFDDPILDASKVADEDPSFESVLQQQSEVSQDSSDNLADFDLDIPNDQPAVAEVDEVDVEAQLAAFDDSLSLEDDAIESLTAEDLQLPEDFDLSLSLDEGTEAPSDTFSTELDEVNAELERLSQDLEQPPLATPTFTAEDAAATDDELEFDYLSGTDEAATKLDLARAYIDMGDSEGARDILDEVLKEGDAGQRSEAKDMISRLA